CATGTCCGGTTTTCTCTTTCCTAGCCGCCGGACGTGACCCGCTTTTAATAGTATCACATTTCCCCAGCCATTACCAACCCTTCCGGTCACTATTCCAACCTTCCCAACGGTTCAGCCAAAAACATGGCAGCCCTCGATAAAATCGCTTACTACCCTAAACCGCTATACTATAAACAGGGAGGATCCTATATGCTGCTTCGCTTCGGGTATGTCGCCATTGCCCTGGATGTGCCTCAGGGCTCGCCTAATAAAACGGTTACCGTAAAAGTACTGGAAAAGATCACCGACCCGTCAGGACGCCTGCACCGTCTGCGGCGCATCCTGCGGGAAAACCTGGAAACCACTCTGCGGGTGCTGCGCTACAATGCCAAAAACAAAATCCATCTCTACCGTTTCACCTCTAAGACAGTCCCTTTAGCCACCCATCCGCTAACGGCCGGCTGGAACTATATTGAGGAATACCGACCCCAATGGGAAGAATTGGGCGACTATATTCGCCAGAACGACCTGCGGGTAAGCGCTCATCCCGATCATTTTACCCTGCTCAACAGTCCGCAACCTGAAGTCCTGGCAGCCTCACTGCAGGATCTCGAATACCACGCCCGCCTGTTTGACGCTATGAAACTGCCGCTGGGGCCGCAGCTTGTCCTGCACATCGGCGGTCTGTATAAAGACAAGACTGCCGCGATGGACCGCTTTGTCCAGCAATACACCCGCCTGCCGGCTGCCCTTGGGCAGCGGCTTATGCTGGAAAACGACGACAAGAGTTATCATGCGGCCGATGTGCTGGCCCTCTGCCGTAAGACAGGCTGTCCCATGATACTCGATGTCCACCATCACGCCTGCCTGCCCTGCGATATACCGCTGACGAAGCTCTGGCCGGACATCGTGGCCACCTGGCAGGGCAAACGGCCCAAAATCCATATATCCAGTCCAAAAAGCGCCAAGGATTTTCGCAGCCATGCCGATTTTGTCAATGCCGCCGATCTGACTGAGTTCCTTGCCGTAGCCAAAGACTGCGGCCAAGACGTTGACATCATGGTGGAGGCCAAGCAAAAGGACCTGGCCCTCTTCCGTCTGGTGGAAGACTTGGCCCGGCTGCCCGGCATAACCCGGGTGGAACCGGCGGCGCTGGAACTGTAAGCCGGCCCAAAAACACCTTCCTGGGGTTTGCCGGTCTGCTTTTCAGGACCCTATAGCACTTAAGCGCCAGCCGCCCCGTCCGTCCAGTTCCAGCCGGCGCCGGTGATAAGTCAACAGAGTCCGGCGGTGACCGACACTGATCAGGGTGGTTTGCGGCAGCCGCCTTCCGACTGTCTCGTACATAAACCGCTCAGTTTCCTCATCCAGGGCGGAGGTCGCCTCATCCAGGAAGAGCCAGTTGGGCCTTTGCAGCAGCACCCGGGCAAAAGCTACCCGCTGCTGCTCGCCCAGCGACAGCACCTTATCCCACTCCAGCACCTCCTCCAGCCGCCCGCTTAAATGCGACAGGCGGCACAGCTCCAATGTCGCTACCAGTTCCTGCCCGTTGACCGTTCTTGCTGTCCCCGGATAAAGCAGCGCCTGGCGCAGCGTACCGATGGGCATATATGATTTTTGCGGAATAAACATGACAGCCGCCGTCTGGGGCTGTCTGACATGTCCGGCAGCATAAGGCCAGATTCCCGTCAAAGTCCGCAGCAGTGTGCTTTTACCGCAGCCTGACGGACCGCAAATCAGCACCCGGTCGCCTGGCTTGAACACAGCCGTAAGCTGTCGTACCAAAAGCTGGCCGTCCGGCTTCTGGACGTCCAGCGCGTCGATGGCAAAACCGGTCTGCGATCCCTGTGTCCGTTCCAGCCGGTCATAGGCGGATGGCGCCATATGTACCAGCTCCATATACACCAAAAAATGATTAAGCCGGTTAATGACCGCCCGCCACTGCGCCAGCCGCGTAAAGCTGTCAACCACAAAAGAAAAGCCGCTTTGCACATGGCCATAGGCATCGGCAATCTGAAACATCTGCCCCAAATGAATCTGGTTGCTGAAATATCGGGGAGCAGCCACCAGCACGGCAAAAATCACCGCCGTTTGGGAGTAGCCGCTGGTGAGCCACAGCAGTTTGCGGCGCACACTGCGAATCTGCAGGAAATTGTCCATAATGTACCGGAACTTACCCAGGGCATGCAGTTCTTCCTGGCGCTCCCCCTGGTAAAAGGCGATGCTTTCGGCGTTTTCCCGCAGACGGGACAGGAAAAACCGGAAATCCGCTTCAAAGCGCTGCTGGTCATAATCAAGCCGCACCAACGGCCGCCCCAGCTTGACTGTCCAATAGGTGCCGGCGCCGGCGTAGAGAAAAGCCATCCAAACCAGATACCCGTATACAGGGATGACCGTATCGCCCAGCCGTAGCGTTAACACTCCTGACAGGTTCCACAAAATATAGACGAAGGACGATACGGTAACCAGATCCTGCAGCAGATCAAGCGATAACCGGAGCGTAAGCTGAACAAACTGTTCCACGTCTTCGCTAATCCGCTGGTCCGGGTTATCCGCCTCATTTCCTGCCAGCAGTTGGAGCCGGTAATAGGTCTGCCCTTGCAGCCAGTGCGACAAATATTCCTTGGTCAGCCATCGCCGCCAGCGAATATGCAGCAGCATGCGGGCATACAGTTGATAACCACGCAGTACAACCAATACCAGCGACAATACACAAAAGGTGATAATAGAATGAATAAAGCCCTGCTCATCATAGCTCTGAATGGACTGATAAAAGGCGCTGTGCCATACGTTAATCCGCGTCGAAATATATACGGTTCCCAAATTCAACGCCACAACTACCAGGAGCAGCCTCCAGGCCGCCCACTTTTCCTCGGACAACCAAAAGGCCCTGGCAATTCGCCATGCCCGTTTCAGCACAATACCACGCCGCATACCGCATTCACCTCTTTACTTGTATATTCCAAAGCCGGCGGTGTCATTCCCTTATC
This region of Propionispora hippei DSM 15287 genomic DNA includes:
- a CDS encoding ABC transporter ATP-binding protein/permease, with product MRRGIVLKRAWRIARAFWLSEEKWAAWRLLLVVVALNLGTVYISTRINVWHSAFYQSIQSYDEQGFIHSIITFCVLSLVLVVLRGYQLYARMLLHIRWRRWLTKEYLSHWLQGQTYYRLQLLAGNEADNPDQRISEDVEQFVQLTLRLSLDLLQDLVTVSSFVYILWNLSGVLTLRLGDTVIPVYGYLVWMAFLYAGAGTYWTVKLGRPLVRLDYDQQRFEADFRFFLSRLRENAESIAFYQGERQEELHALGKFRYIMDNFLQIRSVRRKLLWLTSGYSQTAVIFAVLVAAPRYFSNQIHLGQMFQIADAYGHVQSGFSFVVDSFTRLAQWRAVINRLNHFLVYMELVHMAPSAYDRLERTQGSQTGFAIDALDVQKPDGQLLVRQLTAVFKPGDRVLICGPSGCGKSTLLRTLTGIWPYAAGHVRQPQTAAVMFIPQKSYMPIGTLRQALLYPGTARTVNGQELVATLELCRLSHLSGRLEEVLEWDKVLSLGEQQRVAFARVLLQRPNWLFLDEATSALDEETERFMYETVGRRLPQTTLISVGHRRTLLTYHRRRLELDGRGGWRLSAIGS
- the uvsE gene encoding UV DNA damage repair endonuclease UvsE, whose protein sequence is MLLRFGYVAIALDVPQGSPNKTVTVKVLEKITDPSGRLHRLRRILRENLETTLRVLRYNAKNKIHLYRFTSKTVPLATHPLTAGWNYIEEYRPQWEELGDYIRQNDLRVSAHPDHFTLLNSPQPEVLAASLQDLEYHARLFDAMKLPLGPQLVLHIGGLYKDKTAAMDRFVQQYTRLPAALGQRLMLENDDKSYHAADVLALCRKTGCPMILDVHHHACLPCDIPLTKLWPDIVATWQGKRPKIHISSPKSAKDFRSHADFVNAADLTEFLAVAKDCGQDVDIMVEAKQKDLALFRLVEDLARLPGITRVEPAALEL